TTTTGACGGGTGAAAGCTTAATGTTCAACACAAAATGTGGTAGACCCCGGTTCCTGAATCGTGCAATCACGGAAACCGGGGTTTGGAAATTGCAAACACTCAAGACAAACGTCGTCGATTAAAAAGCCAACTGCCAGCTTCATGGTGGATGGATTATGCCACCTACTCGATGCACAAAATGCTGTTGCAAGAGCCCCCTGTTCGGGTTCCTTTCCACCTTCCACCCACCATCCTTCCGGCTTCCCCTACAACAAGCCAAtacatcttcaacagctcTATCCCAAGTTTTGTGAAACCCAGGTGACCGGGCAGTGGCAGTCGCAGAATGGGAAATGACAAAGATGGTCAAAAACCGGCGGAGGGGGATAGGACGTGCGATGACAAGGATGATAAGGGAGATGACCAAGATGGGGAAAATGAAACTTGTCACCCGGATGGTATTGATCACTTGTGAGGGGAATTACACCGCAACGCCTTCTAGACATGATAGCAAGCAGCCAGTGATAAACAAATGCTTTTTCGCTTTGCAAATTGCCCAATTGCTTGACAGCGGCACAAGCCGAACAAATGAGGCTGCCCGGCGTGTGGTGGTCCTCGGCGCTTAACCTACCCGCCAACCGTTGGGAAGCGCCGCAAGCGGTGCGCCGCTCCACTACGGCAATATGTGACAGCCAATTATGACTTGGTGCAGGTAGCAGCCGCGATTGACTTGTCTGAAGGGGATTAGCTACCGCTCATGCGAGATTTTTGGATGCAAGCCCTGGTGTTGGATgagtggaggagaggggaggttCGGGGGGAAGGCATGCAAGTGTTTTGGCCGATTGggcggttgagggaggatCCTGGGGTTTGGGAGCTTGATTTTTGATGGGCGTCTGGAGAAAGGAGAAAGGCTAGGTAGTTTTACCAGCCTGTGGAATTTCAAGCTGCATAGGTACGGTTGGGTAGGATATAATTATCCTGTTTTGAGCCACGTCTCGATCTGTTCTGGCTTTGTCTAGTTCCATGCTATCATTACGACAACAAAATGCACCCCCTTACTACGTCAGACCTCGCCTTCTTGCTTTGCACGTCTTCATCTACCTCCCCACCAAGAGCGCCACTGATGTTGAGGACGACGtatgggttggtggttgttatTCAGAGCGATGGATCGTTGGCCATATCGATATCAGAACAAAAGCCACCGCGTGGAAAGGACATGGTAGTCGGGGGGGTTTGCTCTGTTCTTGCCAGCCCTGTCATGCTTCCCGTTCCACAGATATGGCAACCGCAAAACGAGCATTATCTGCTTTCTCCAGATTTCACCACGTCGACGTACCTCTGGTCACCAAGCTCGGCGAGCTTAGACGAGTGGACACCGGCGGATGAGGCACTGCTAGAGTCGTTGTATTctggtgaggtggaggaggaagggggttggtttgacGGTTATCTTGattgggtggggagggcggaggatCAGCTCCATGGTTTGGGTTCGTCGAGGCTGTGGAGAGGACCGGAAGAGTCAAACAATAGCTTTATCAGCGTTGATTCTCCAACAGAATCAGGAGGGGGGATTGATGGGCAGCTTTTCAAAGACGAGGGCGAGAGAACGCTGTGGTTAGTGGAGGGTATGTTGTTAGCGTCTTGGTTGGCGCTGCAGGAGGGAGTCGAAGGAGTTGGTTATCGCGTTGGCAGGTCCGAGGAcgctgtggagggggtgcaGGACGAGGGTATGTATTTGTTGGAAAGAGGGGGCACTGAGAGTTTGGGCGAGGTCGTTGCGGCTTTCTTGAGGAATGTGACATTTTGAATGACATTGCCAGGCGTATGGGGCATGATGCATAGCATG
The sequence above is a segment of the Podospora pseudoanserina strain CBS 124.78 chromosome 5, whole genome shotgun sequence genome. Coding sequences within it:
- a CDS encoding hypothetical protein (EggNog:ENOG503PRQX); translation: MHPLTTSDLAFLLCTSSSTSPPRAPLMLRTTYGLVVVIQSDGSLAISISEQKPPRGKDMVVGGVCSVLASPVMLPVPQIWQPQNEHYLLSPDFTTSTYLWSPSSASLDEWTPADEALLESLYSGEVEEEGGWFDGYLDWVGRAEDQLHGLGSSRLWRGPEESNNSFISVDSPTESGGGIDGQLFKDEGERTLWLVEGMLLASWLALQEGVEGVGYRVGRSEDAVEGVQDEGMYLLERGGTESLGEVVAAFLRNVTF